tttcttcattattagtgtgaaatgatcattttagtatgcttttgtttgttttaatggctCTGGCTTTTGTGATAATTAAATTTATTcgaattattatatttaaaatgatcatcCCCATTCtggaatttttgaaaataattaccCCATGTGCTCTTCTTGTATTTTgtagtttcctttctctttctttagacTTGTGATCTTTCTGGAACTTATTTTCGTGTACAAACTAAGGTAGAGATATGGTATGGGTGggaattgtgtccccctaaaattcatattgaCTTCTTAAACCCCAGAACAGCAGAATCTGACCTTATTTGATAATAAGGTTgttgcaggtgtaattagttaagatgaagcCATACTAGGGGGTAAAGTGGACTcctaatccaatataactggtgtccttacaatGAGGGAAAatatagacacagacacacacagggagaatgtcaTGTGAAGATTGGAACTATACTGCCACAAGCCAACGAACTACCAGAAGCCAAGAGAGATGGCTGGAAGAGATCCTTCCTTAGTACCTTGAGAAGGAGCATGGCCCTGACAACACTTTGGTTTTGGACTTGTGGCCTCCacaatgtgaaaaaataaatttctgtggcttaagccactgagtttgtgatattttattatagCAGCCCTTACAAACTGAATTTTGTAATACAAatgaatacaaatacaaatgaattttttccACTTGGTTATTCAGTTATCCCAACACCAAAAACCATCACAGGCCATTGATTTGTAAAGTCACTTTTGCAATATATTAAATTTCTATACATATATGATTTGACTTCTGTAATTTCTAGTCTGTGCCCTTGTCTATTCAGGCACAGGTAACTGTCTCAAGTACAGCTAGCTGCATTATGATGTAATTTAACATCAGGTAGAACACCTACCTctccatgtctttattttttaagtatgtttttgGCTCTTCTTGTTTGATAatttttctgtatgaattttagaaaatttcctttGATGTTCTTAGATATCATTTTGGTGTTTCTAGATCTGtgctattttttccctttacattTCCTCTTTGACAAACAATGGATTCTTAATTGGAttcttcaattattattttttcctctccgtttatatatatattttcctttggtGGTTCTTATTATCTGGATTTTGGCATTTCAACATCTATCTATGATAATTCCCAATTTTAAATGTATCTTGTCTTTCtctatcctttcctttttttcttctgggagaATTCCCCAATTTGTTCTTTAAATCCAGTCTGACTTTCATTTGTatccattttacttttcattgaatcaattgtgtgtgtgtgtgtgtgtgtgtgtgtgtgtgtgtttaaatgcaagtgtaacatttcttttttttttaaatggttttcttaaatttatttattttttaaacataacacGAGGAAGGTGTTAAAACTGCTGTAATAGCTCAGTAGAATAAGTATTCCAGATTTTGGGAGGGGTGAAGAgggagatatttattttttaaacataacacGAGGAAGGTGTTAAAACTGGTGTAATAGCTCAGTAGAATAAGTATTCCAGATTTTGGGAGGGGTGAAGAGGGAGATATTCACCAGAATCCCCCCAACTTGATCATAGTGGATTAATGATGTGCTTGTAGATGTGGTTAGTCAATGACACCAGCTTGACGGATCTTTCTTTCTGCACCAAATCCCATTGAGTTATCTGGTCCCCTTGGATGACGAAGAACCATTAGGCGAGGAGCACTGGCATCATCCAGGGTGATGTTCTTCAAGCGATTGACCAACCTATCAGGTCATGGAGCTGCAACAGCCTTGGGGCCCTCGCAGGCTCGCCAAACATTACAAGCGCTGCACTTGCCAGTGCGCTGATTAAGAATCACTGAGAATTCCACCTCATCTCCAGCCTGTAGCTTAATGCCATCCTGAACTTCTTTCACATGGAAAAAGAGCTTCTTGCTATCTCCTACTTCATAGTTAATGAAGCCAAACTGATCCTTCACACACTCCACTGTGGCCCTACGCAGGGGTGTGATGTTGTAGGCCATAGTCTGTGCATTTTGGCCCAAGACACACAATTGGAACTTGACATTCTCCCCTTTCTGCAGGCAATCCCCTTTGTTGGCCATCCCAACTATACCAAGTGGATAGACCTTACCTTTCATATCCCCTTCCTCCACAATCTCAATCCTTCCTCGGTACTCAGTCTGTGTTGGATCAACACTCTTCAAGGGGCAAATGACTTTCCCAGAGTAGATGGTGGAATCAGCTTCCTCAGTAATGCCATTCACTGAGtgtgttttgttcactttttctgCACTGACtttgttgcctttgcctttgGACAAGCTGTACTTGACCATGTCCCCCAGTTCCAATCTATCAACATCACCAGATAACTCACTGTAATGGAAAAAGATTTCCTTATCATGATTGGCTGTTTCAATAAATCCAAAATTATCCTTCAGAGTTGCCACATAACCCAAGAGCCTCTTGGAGTTGGAATTATGACCTAAAAGTCGCACACAAGTTGCAATCTGTTGTCCAGGCTTCTGTTTGTTACTAACATTAAATTCAACCTTATCTCCTATTTGAGGAGAAGTAGATCCTTCCACATCCTTGGCTTGAAAAGCAATAGTCAATTTCACCCCACAATCATCATAAGCAATAACACCATCCTCAGCctccttttctttgcctttatttgGGCTAGTGGTTTTAGGATTGGAGAAAGTGGCTTCTTTTTCTACAGTGCCCAGAAAACGATGATCTGAATGGGAGTGGAATGAAACCGTGCCCTTGGGAAGCTTTTTAATCCTAATAGCATGATTTCTTTGGGCAGAGAGCACACCAGGAACCACAGTAAACTCTACTGCATCTGCAATATGGAGCTGGTTCCCATCCAGAATTTCACTGAAGTGGAAGAACATATGAGCATCACGATCCACACACTTGATGAAACCAAAACCATGTCTCATGGCAGCTATTACACCCATTTCTCTGGCTTCATTAGTGAACTGAAATGTATTTGATAGAACTTCTATGTTGGTTGTTCGTTCTAATTTGTCACGTCGGTCTGTTGAAATATTAAACCTAACATGGTCGCCTTCCAGCAGGGTCACCTTGGATTTTGTATCTTTGTCTCCAAAGGGAAGTTCTTTAGGAATCACAAAATCAACTTTGATGCGTCTTGGCAATGGGTCATTCTGGTTTTTACTGGGTACTTTTGGGATTACTTTGGTTACAGTTCCTTCAAAATGTTCAATGCTGATATCTTCAAAAATGACTGTTTCTTGAGGCAATAGTCTGATATCTGTTGCAACTTCTTTACCATTTCTGTCCTTGATTGTGAATTCCATGTCATCTCCAGGCTGTAAGGTTTCTAAGTCACCCTTAAATTCACTATAGTGAAAGAATATCTCTTTTACAATATCACCTCTTTCAATAAAGCCAAACGCCTCCTTCATGGCACAAACTACTCCCTGACAGTGggcttgtttctttttcaacagcATAATGTTACGAGCACTGACAGCACCAGTATGTTTATTGTTATCAATtacaaagtttattttatctCCAGTTTCCAGCTGAACATTCCCTTCGACATCTTCCGGGATGTAAGTCAGATAAAACACTTCTtgtccattcattctttcttcagGGAGGATTTCTGGTTTTATCTTCACCAGTTTAACAGCAATGGGTTTCCCAGTCCGCCGGTCAGATGATACTTCAAATTTAACATCATCTCCTACTTTTAAGTCCTGCAGGTTGCCATTATACTGAGAACAGTGGAAGAAAAGTCTAGCTTGACGTTCTCAAAGCTGAATAAATCCATAAGAGGTTAGCAGTTTTTCAATAACCCCAGTTTCACGCAGTGCTGCTGAAGTACCGTTAGTGTACCCATTGTGTCCATTGTTATGGAGAAGGTTTGGATCAAAGCTCATCTCGCAGTGATAATCAAATATTGCACTTTCAGTAGTATTTGctgattcttctttttcagcACACGTTTCAAAGGATGAAAGTTgctagtattaaaaaaaagagcgAGAGAAAATGATCTATCAAGCTAATAAAGAATACAACTGCTACTGCACAGGGCAATCTCACAGTACAgcactgaagaaaacaaagactaCTAGCAGTGTTGGGAAGTGCTCTTTCAAAGCTGTTGAGTAGGCACAAACTTCTTGTTTCAGATCAAGTGTTGTGTCTTCAACTTAAGTGTACTCTTCTTTGGTCTTGTTGGTTGTTTCGAGGTTTGTTCCTTGCCTGATCTGAACTTGAAGCAGCAGTTTCAGGTGGTTCTGTTCTGTTACACTTCATACCCAACAGCTCAGCACCCCCTCTCCAGCGCCACCATAAGCAGCACTGCCCGGTCAAGTATTACATTTCTTATACCGaaaattttttggggggagagagagagtgagcgggggtttagggagagggagagggagagggagatggagagaatattaagcaggctcctttccgagcacagagcacagagtccaactcagggctcgatctcacaacgctgagatcatgacttgagtcgaaaccaagagtcagatgttcaagcaactgaa
This genomic window from Ursus arctos isolate Adak ecotype North America unplaced genomic scaffold, UrsArc2.0 scaffold_6, whole genome shotgun sequence contains:
- the LOC113268096 gene encoding cold shock domain-containing protein E1-like yields the protein MNGQEVFYLTYIPEDVEGNVQLETGDKINFVIDNNKHTGAVSARNIMLLKKKQAHCQGVVCAMKEAFGFIERGDIVKEIFFHYSEFKGDLETLQPGDDMEFTIKDRNGKEVATDIRLLPQETVIFEDISIEHFEGTVTKVIPKVPSKNQNDPLPRRIKVDFVIPKELPFGDKDTKSKVTLLEGDHVRFNISTDRRDKLERTTNIEVLSNTFQFTNEAREMGVIAAMRHGFGFIKCVDRDAHMFFHFSEILDGNQLHIADAVEFTVVPGVLSAQRNHAIRIKKLPKGTVSFHSHSDHRFLGTVEKEATFSNPKTTSPNKGKEKEAEDGVIAYDDCGVKLTIAFQAKDVEGSTSPQIGDKVEFNVSNKQKPGQQIATCVRLLGHNSNSKRLLGYVATLKDNFGFIETANHDKEIFFHYSELSGDVDRLELGDMVKYSLSKGKGNKVSAEKVNKTHSVNGITEEADSTIYSGKVICPLKSVDPTQTEYRGRIEIVEEGDMKGKVYPLGIVGMANKGDCLQKGENVKFQLCVLGQNAQTMAYNITPLRRATVECVKDQFGFINYEVGDSKKLFFHVKEVQDGIKLQAGDEVEFSVILNQRTGKCSACNVWRACEGPKAVAAP